The Leptospiraceae bacterium DNA segment GATTCCAGCCCACACCCATATTTCCATAACCACCAGCCGAGTTATAATGCAGACTTAAATTCGGATCCATTCCTTTTGTTCCCTCGGGAATTTCAATCGGGTAAGAGAGGTTAGTCTTTCCTACCAAGTCCACAGACACAGACGGCATCTGTTGAAGGTTGTTCTCAACACCACCAAAAAACGTAGCCGGAGCAAGATTAAGAAAAAACAAACAACTTCCAAACAAACCCAAGCTTGAAATTAACAATACATTGTATTTTTTTCCAAAACTCATTTTCCAATTCCTCATATTCAAAGCCCATTCACCAAGCTCTCTCATTATTTTTCTCATCTTATTCTCTTAATTTTTTTTTTAATTTCCTTTTCACTTAACATTGTCTTACCGCTCATATCAAGGTATACTATTTTCCCTTAATCTCTTTTTGCATTGTTCCTTAAGATAAATAGGCAATAAACAAGATTGAATATCTTCATCGTAAGGCATTTTTCCTTCTGACGTTCTCTGTATATACTGTTCGCAAGATATAATGATTGATAAATCATGAGAGTTACATCCTCTTTGTTCAGCTGAATAATCATTCAGAAGACTACATTGATACATTAGGATTACTAAAAATACGATTCGATTAACGATCATTGTATCCCTCATAGTTACACATTGCTTAATCACAATGGAATTTCTATTTTCCCGCGTTTTAGTTTTGCAATTTCTAAACATTGAGTATAATTAAATATAAGTGCTTGCTCTTCTATTTTTCTGGAAGTGCCTTTAGCCAACTCTTGGCTTAAAAATAGATTGTAAAGAAGAGCATTTCTGCATTTTTTGATTTCATTATTTTCTTGAGAGTCATTCAATGATTTGCATGAACAAAGACAAAGAATAATGCATAATAAGATACTTTTATTCATATTCTATGGCTCCTTGATTAGGTCCGGGTGCAATATATATATCAGGATTAAAATCCATATCTTCTGAAACGGGAATACATTGTCTATTTCCCTGATTATCTGTTACACATTCAATTCGATAACCTGATCCTTCATCCTTATAGAACGTAGTTAAATTAATATCTCGTTTATTATAATACTTCTTACTTTGAGCATTTCTGTCCATACCTCGAAGAATTTTTACATTCCTACAATTAATACTATTAGGATCATCTTTACAAACTGAATCTTCTATTATTCCACCTATTAATTCACGATTATAATCTAACTCTTTATCTTTTGTTTGATAATCCCACCATTTGGTTAATCGCTTCCAACCTGTCGCTTTATGCAACCACCCGAAAAGCCCATCCTTACCAACAATACTATCCCATGCTTTACCACCGTGGATTCCACTAATATCACTTCTCCTAAAATCATTCTTTCCTTGGTATTTTCGATTACCAGTAAATGTATTATATGTATCTCCAGCTCGCGCCAAACCACCACTTGCCCATGCAGCACCACCCATCATATTCTCCCCTAAATTATTAAAAAAATCTTTGGTTTTATTATGCCCATCTGGATCCCGATACTTCACCGGATTCCCCTCAACATACATGTAACGATTCATACCCATTATCCTCTCAGGTATAAATAACTTAGACTGCTCATTAATCATTCGAGCTGTTACTCAGTGTACGTCTTTGCATGAATCAACAGATGTTAGCATTAATATAATGCAATCCTCAGTACGTGCATTCGGTGTTGTTAGACACAATAAACTATTTTCCTCCATCGCTTCCTTGATACACCCGTTTTCATCTTTTCCTTGTACCGACTTCTCGTATTGACTACACTTAAATATAGTAATAAATAATAGTATATTTAACATTTTAAAATTAAACTTTTTACATTTTTTAATATTCATTTTTTATAACTCCTTCGTTAATCTCCAGCGGTTAACATGCACCCGTTTAACCGATTTGGCGGATCATAAGCTTCTCCGTTTGAAGTATTCGTTGGATTCGGATCGGCTGGATCACGTCTTATTTTTGCCCACTCTTCTGCCTGTTGTAATAAAATAGCACAAATTAAAACATTTTCTGTTTTTATTCTAGGAGTTCTGCTATTTTTAAAAAGATCAAAACTTTTAGAATTTTTATTATGATAATCATTGTATCCCTCCATGAATGACATAGCGAGGTAACAGTCCTCTTTCAGTTGGGACCCTTGTGGTGAAAATAGAAAACATCCTTTCAAATACATTTCAGCTGCATAATTAATCTTACCTTCATTACTGGCTCTATAAGTATCTCCGTTCATGCTATTTTTTACATGCGTAAAGTATTTAGCCGGCTTTTCAAACCAACCGAACAAACCATCCTTTCCAATAATACTATCCCATGCTTTCCCACCGTGGACTCCACCAATATCACTTCTCCTAAAATCATTCTTTCCTTGGTATTTTCGATTACCGGTAAATGTATTGTATGCGTCACCAGCTCGCGCCAAACCACCACTTGCCCATGCAGCACCACCCATCATATTTTCCCCTAAACTATTAAAAAAATCTTTGGTTTTATTATTCCCGCTGGGATCTCGATATTTAATCGGATTCCCTTCCACATACATATAGCGGTTCATACCCATTATCCTCTTAGGAAATACCATCGAGTCCGCTTGCAAAAACCTACCAATCACTGGATCATAATATCTCGCTTTGTAATACAACAACCCACTTTCTGTATCCTCTTCTTGACCATTGAATTTAAACTTAGATACATCAGGACCCGAACTATCTGTCCGATGGATTTCCCCATAAGGCTTGTATGATATATGAGATTTGCCTGTATTATCCGAAACCACATTACCTCTTCCATCCGTAACCATCATTATATTACCCAAATGGTCGGGGTGAAAAAAATACATCCCAGTAGGAGGAACTAATGATGAATTACTCCCACCTCCATTACTAGCCCCATTTCCTCCATACGGAGTATGACCACCATCACCCACACTAGCTGTATCATCATTGATTCCACTTACTAACATAAGCCAAGGAGCTTCTCCTTTTGTTTTTCCTTTTATCACTCCACACTGGGTGACTTTAAGCAAAACTGCCATGATTAGCAAAAATGTAGCGAATAATTTGTATTTTGCGAACCAACTGTCACTAGCTACAGTAACTCTATTCAAAATCCAACGACTGTCCTCTTCACTCAGTCGCCTAAACGCAAACCCAACTCCGTTATCCTCCTTTCTTACCACACCAGCGGCAAATAAACGTTTGTCCGAATCAGTCTCAATGGATTCGACAGGCTCACCAACCGTGGATTCGACAGGCTTGGTTGGTGAGCGAAGTCGAACCATTTCCACTGTCACTTCTTGATTGATTCCAAACGGTGCATCTTTCCAATCCACATAAAATCCAGCTTCGGAAATATCCTTTGTTAAACGATCTTCTGAATTAATTCTTATCTGAATTTGAACTGGTTTACGTTTTTCTCCCCGCCATCCCCTAGGATACATTTTAAAATAAGGAGCAGAAATATCTTTTTTTAGAAAGTAAACTACACCCAGAAAAATGAGCGTAGATTCAAACAAAGAATAAAAATTAAACCGAATAGGATTTACAATTGTCACAATGATATTAAAAAGAATCAATATGCTAGAATAGATAAGAAACAAATACCAAGCCCATTTTTTAATTAAAAACAATCCCACTCCGCAAACAACTGGTAAAAGGATAAACAACAATTCCATTTTCGTAAAACGAAGGGATAGAATATTCGACCAACTGATTGGTAATTTTCTCAGTAAAAGTTGCAGGTAATAGTTATATATCGGCGATACGATTAAAATAAAACTTATGACAATCAGGGAAATAGGTTTCTTTACCCTTGTTCTGCGTTCTGAAGTATTTAATAGATTCATTCTCTTTCTCCTCTTTATTTCTTTTTCGAAATGGTATACAAAAGGCTAACATTGATTATACCCAATAGTAACAATGCTGCAACGAGTAAGTTTTCTAAACGAATGATATGCCTGTAAAGAATTCGATCCTTGGCATCGAGACTTTTCCAGTCTATATCCTCACCGTCGGAAGAATTTGTCTTAGACTCGTCCAGTAAGTCTTGTCTTATTTCAGTTCCCTGTAAACCCATTGGGACTAGTGCGGTTAAACTCGTATTATCCTCTTCGTAGTCCACAAGAGGTTGCATACTTTTCAACTCAAAGTATCGTTGCCTCACAAAACCATTATTACTCCATACTTTATATACTTTTTCAAATTCTATCAATGATGATCTGTATTTTCGCCTTTTAAAATACCTTTCCCCTTTTTCTATCCAGATTTCAGCCTGATAAAGTTCTAGAGTTGCATCTCCTTGATTTTCTCTAAGTAAGTCTTCCGTATCTTTGAGAGCTCCATCTAAATACCCAGCCTGTATTTTTTGTTTAATAGATTGATAATTGATCTCACGGACTGGTTCTTGAGAATAAAGAGGGAAGATCAGAAAAAGGTTTATCGTAAGGATAATCGAAAGTATCCTATCTAGTGTAAGCCTGATTGTAGGGATGGATATCATCGTAGGGACTTGATTAATCAAATCCTTACGATGAGGCTTACAGCGAGTTGGTGGTAGGTTTTTCGTTGTTATCTTCATCTATTGATAATAATCGCTCTATGAGCAAAGCGGGCAATTGGCATGGTAACAGTCTCGGTAGACCAGGGACCAGCAGTAGGATTAGAAAGACCGATGGAATAAACCGAAGTCGTTGGGAGGTTAATAGCAGTTGCCCCACCAAATACATAGGCTTTGCGATTCTCATAAGATACTTCCATTGCAGGTGCATATACCATTGTTGGTAAATTAGGACCAGTAGTAAAAGAATTAGATGCAGTTCCTACTGCCCTGAACTCATATCTATTGGTAGAAGTAATGGCAGTCGGAGGCTCAAAGACATTTTGTAAGGTTGATCCACCAGCAACTAAAATTCCAGCAGTATCTAGAGGAAATGCATCGGTTGCAGAAGGACGATAACAAGCAGTAGCCGCTCCGGCTCTAGCAAGACTAATAGAAGCTTCGATTAGGGATGTAGTAGAGTTGGAAGCAGTAACATAGGCATCCGTTGTAGCTAATAATGATCCATCGGAAAACAATCTTCCTCCGGTATAAAATAGATTCCCTTGAATAACGCATCCACCCATATCGACACGGGAAAAAATGGCATTAGCCGATACAAGAGGAACGCTCCAAGTTCCTGTAGCGCCTACATCCGGTCGAAACTTGTAAACGGTATTTAGTATCGTGCCTGTAGTCATATCCGTTGTAGTAGTTCCAGCAAGGATAACAATTTCCTCACCAACAGAACCAATGACTCCACCGAGTAAAGAAGACGGCATATCAGTCATTGTGCGCCAAATTCCGGTATACGGGTCA contains these protein-coding regions:
- a CDS encoding RHS repeat-associated core domain-containing protein, with amino-acid sequence MLVSGINDDTASVGDGGHTPYGGNGASNGGGSNSSLVPPTGMYFFHPDHLGNIMMVTDGRGNVVSDNTGKSHISYKPYGEIHRTDSSGPDVSKFKFNGQEEDTESGLLYYKARYYDPVIGRFLQADSMVFPKRIMGMNRYMYVEGNPIKYRDPSGNNKTKDFFNSLGENMMGGAAWASGGLARAGDAYNTFTGNRKYQGKNDFRRSDIGGVHGGKAWDSIIGKDGLFGWFEKPAKYFTHVKNSMNGDTYRASNEGKINYAAEMYLKGCFLFSPQGSQLKEDCYLAMSFMEGYNDYHNKNSKSFDLFKNSRTPRIKTENVLICAILLQQAEEWAKIRRDPADPNPTNTSNGEAYDPPNRLNGCMLTAGD
- a CDS encoding galactose oxidase encodes the protein MKKTKYLLLIVFFFLSCGPSPLHEGNKREDLKAEYFFVNPITPTTAAVNWKCNAPENGIVIYGVGDFSQAQYTLYSGKLQVAILTNLLPNTTYQYQVFCREIQFSERNFLLNRVVPATFTTLASDAQIRNRGIWLLGGIGSDSQPVKQVDLFDPVTLTFTANITSIPTPRAYAQIVSHKNKIYVIGGMTKPTVASAYLQSALVEEYDPYTGIWRTMTDMPSSLLGGVIGSVGEEIVILAGTTTTDMTTGTILNTVYKFRPDVGATGTWSVPLVSANAIFSRVDMGGCVIQGNLFYTGGRLFSDGSLLATTDAYVTASNSTTSLIEASISLARAGAATACYRPSATDAFPLDTAGILVAGGSTLQNVFEPPTAITSTNRYEFRAVGTASNSFTTGPNLPTMVYAPAMEVSYENRKAYVFGGATAINLPTTSVYSIGLSNPTAGPWSTETVTMPIARFAHRAIIINR